The proteins below come from a single Acidovorax sp. NCPPB 4044 genomic window:
- a CDS encoding RipA family octameric membrane protein, with translation MKNVYAGATTPEKEAISAAKLYEIALETRNLEINLFWQRCNYFLVLNSGLAVGFFNMKESPLQVPTAILGSVVCLLWYRVALGSKYWQERWEDCLRRVESELREKELYASDIPLFSADWRTIRSEVRESLQANRHVGIERAIDEQIMSKPSVTLSMFYLVIAFGLTWLGLIAYGLIRALD, from the coding sequence GTGAAGAACGTATATGCCGGTGCCACTACACCGGAAAAAGAAGCCATCAGTGCGGCAAAACTCTACGAGATCGCCCTGGAAACCCGCAATCTCGAGATCAATCTGTTCTGGCAGCGGTGTAATTATTTTCTCGTCCTCAACTCCGGGCTGGCCGTGGGCTTTTTCAACATGAAAGAAAGCCCCTTGCAGGTGCCGACGGCCATCCTTGGCAGCGTCGTTTGCCTCCTTTGGTATCGCGTGGCCCTGGGCAGCAAGTATTGGCAGGAGCGTTGGGAAGACTGCCTCCGGCGGGTGGAGAGCGAGCTGCGCGAGAAAGAGCTGTACGCGAGCGACATCCCGCTTTTTTCCGCCGACTGGCGCACCATTCGGAGCGAGGTACGCGAGAGCTTGCAGGCCAACCGGCATGTCGGTATCGAGCGGGCCATCGACGAACAGATCATGTCCAAGCCTTCCGTGACGCTGTCCATGTTTTACCTGGTCATCGCCTTTGGATTGACCTGGCTGGGACTGATCGCCTATGGCCTGATCCGGGCATTGGATTGA
- a CDS encoding DMT family transporter, with translation MPQDSAVSSSRKITTGLTFALVGAIAFSGKAIIVKLAYRHGVDAVTLLMYRMLFALPIFAAMGWWASRGKAPLSRRDWAGVVGLGVTGYYLASFLDFAGLAYISASLERLILYLNPTLVVLLGWALYGRGIRWGQVLGMAISYCGVVLVFGHEASLQGPDVAWGVLLVFLSAASYAVYLVYSGEMVKRIGSMRLVGLATTVACVCCIVQFALLRPLSAAVVAPEVLWLSVLNAVLCTAVPVLLVMMAIERIGAGLAAQTGMVGPLSTILMGVWLLDEAFTLWVAAGTALVIAGIFVFTRMAARRPVPGKP, from the coding sequence GTGCCTCAAGACTCTGCAGTTTCTTCCTCTCGCAAAATCACCACCGGCCTGACCTTTGCCCTCGTGGGCGCCATCGCCTTCAGCGGCAAGGCCATCATCGTCAAGCTGGCCTACCGCCACGGTGTGGACGCGGTCACGCTGCTCATGTACCGCATGCTCTTCGCCCTGCCGATCTTCGCGGCCATGGGCTGGTGGGCGAGCCGGGGCAAGGCGCCCCTGTCGCGGCGCGACTGGGCGGGTGTGGTGGGGCTGGGGGTCACGGGCTATTATCTCGCGAGCTTTCTCGACTTCGCCGGCCTGGCCTACATCAGCGCCAGCCTGGAGCGGCTCATCCTCTACCTCAACCCCACGCTGGTGGTGCTGCTCGGCTGGGCGCTCTACGGGCGCGGCATCCGCTGGGGCCAGGTGCTGGGCATGGCGATCAGCTACTGCGGCGTGGTGCTGGTGTTCGGCCACGAGGCCAGCCTGCAGGGCCCGGACGTGGCCTGGGGCGTGCTGCTGGTGTTCCTCTCGGCCGCGAGCTATGCGGTCTATCTGGTGTACAGCGGCGAAATGGTGAAGCGCATCGGATCGATGCGGCTGGTCGGGCTGGCCACCACCGTGGCCTGCGTCTGCTGCATCGTGCAGTTCGCGCTGCTGCGCCCGCTCTCGGCGGCCGTGGTGGCGCCGGAAGTGCTCTGGCTGTCCGTGCTCAATGCGGTGCTGTGCACGGCCGTGCCGGTGCTGCTGGTGATGATGGCGATCGAGCGCATCGGTGCCGGGCTGGCCGCGCAGACCGGCATGGTCGGTCCGCTGTCGACCATCCTCATGGGGGTGTGGCTGCTGGACGAGGCGTTCACGCTCTGGGTGGCCGCCGGAACGGCCCTGGTGATCGCGGGCATCTTCGTTTTCACCCGCATGGCGGCGCGGCGCCCCGTGCCCGGGAAACCATAG
- a CDS encoding SDR family oxidoreductase, whose amino-acid sequence MDLGISGKWALVCGASKGLGYGCAEALVREGVNVVINARNPEDLRLAAARLASAGAEITAAAGQKGPPPQVVAVAADITTPEGREAAFSAPGGPGRDFDIVVTNAGGPPPGDFRDWDRDAWIRAVDANMLTPIELIKATVDGMAARGFGRIVNITSSAVKAPIDILGLSNGARSGLTGFVAGAARSGIAAQGVTINNLLPGKFDTDRLAGNIQAAMKKSGKSEDEVRRVQQAAIPAGRYGTAQEFGAVCAFLCSVQAGYMTGQNVLTDGGAYAGTF is encoded by the coding sequence ATGGATCTCGGAATCTCCGGCAAATGGGCATTGGTTTGCGGCGCGAGCAAGGGGCTGGGCTACGGCTGCGCCGAAGCGCTCGTGCGCGAGGGCGTGAACGTGGTCATCAATGCGCGCAACCCCGAAGACCTGCGGCTGGCCGCCGCGCGGCTGGCTTCGGCGGGCGCCGAGATCACGGCCGCCGCAGGCCAGAAGGGGCCGCCGCCGCAGGTGGTCGCCGTGGCGGCCGACATCACCACGCCCGAGGGGCGCGAGGCGGCGTTCTCGGCCCCGGGCGGGCCGGGCCGCGATTTCGACATCGTCGTCACCAATGCCGGCGGCCCGCCGCCCGGCGACTTCCGCGACTGGGACCGCGATGCCTGGATCCGCGCGGTGGATGCCAACATGCTCACGCCGATCGAGCTGATCAAGGCCACGGTGGACGGCATGGCGGCGCGCGGCTTCGGGCGCATCGTCAACATCACCTCCAGCGCGGTGAAGGCGCCCATCGACATCCTCGGCCTCTCGAACGGCGCGCGCAGCGGCCTCACGGGCTTCGTGGCCGGCGCCGCGCGCAGCGGCATCGCCGCGCAGGGCGTGACCATCAACAACCTGCTGCCCGGCAAGTTCGACACCGACCGGCTGGCCGGCAACATCCAGGCCGCGATGAAGAAGTCGGGCAAGAGCGAAGACGAAGTGCGCCGCGTCCAGCAGGCCGCGATCCCCGCCGGCCGCTACGGCACGGCGCAGGAGTTCGGCGCGGTCTGTGCCTTCCTCTGCAGCGTGCAGGCCGGCTACATGACGGGGCAGAACGTGCTGACCGACGGCGGGGCCTACGCGGGAACGTTCTGA
- a CDS encoding TetR/AcrR family transcriptional regulator, whose amino-acid sequence MSRTPGESRTDMKQQTTASRARRPQPDLATKVQPAQQRAANTFERILEAAAQTLDDVGIERLSTNLVCERAGLTPPALYRYFPNKYALLSELGRRLMLAQNECVGRWIGAEVVLHGEQALANALEGLLLDTYETTRRTPAGVWIMRALRAVPALQEVRLASHAEVTEAQTRLLAEVLPGVDRAELRLVSRVVVEMIYAAVEMLFDEAMDAKAVARIVAGMLASQLERSIPAAPPGKPAR is encoded by the coding sequence ATGTCCCGTACCCCAGGAGAATCCCGAACCGACATGAAGCAGCAGACCACCGCCTCCCGGGCCCGCCGGCCCCAGCCCGACCTCGCCACCAAAGTCCAGCCGGCCCAGCAGCGGGCCGCGAATACGTTCGAGCGGATCCTCGAAGCAGCCGCCCAGACGCTCGACGACGTAGGCATCGAACGGCTGTCGACCAATCTGGTGTGCGAACGCGCCGGCCTCACTCCGCCGGCCCTGTACCGCTATTTCCCGAACAAGTACGCACTGCTGTCCGAACTGGGCCGGCGGCTCATGCTGGCCCAGAACGAATGCGTGGGCCGCTGGATCGGCGCGGAGGTGGTCCTGCACGGCGAGCAGGCCCTGGCCAACGCGCTGGAAGGGCTGCTGCTGGACACCTACGAAACCACGCGGCGCACGCCGGCCGGCGTCTGGATCATGCGTGCACTGCGCGCCGTGCCCGCCCTGCAGGAGGTGCGGCTGGCATCGCACGCCGAAGTCACCGAAGCGCAGACCCGGTTGCTCGCGGAGGTGCTGCCGGGGGTGGACCGTGCCGAGCTGCGGCTGGTCAGCCGCGTCGTGGTGGAGATGATCTATGCCGCCGTCGAAATGCTGTTCGACGAAGCGATGGATGCGAAAGCGGTGGCGCGCATCGTGGCCGGCATGCTGGCCAGCCAGCTGGAACGCTCGATCCCTGCCGCGCCCCCCGGCAAGCCCGCCCGCTGA
- a CDS encoding urease accessory protein UreD, with amino-acid sequence MTWHARLQLDYRREGPRTVARFHHDGPLRILQSLYPEGDGICHNVLVHPPGGLVGGDTLDIATTVGAGAHGLVTTPGATRFYRSTGAPALQRADAVVEAGGRLEWLPLEALCYSACQAENRLTLAPAPGAECIAWDVTALGLPHSGQPFAAGRFTQHIEVPGVWLERGTIDAADTVLMNGRLGLAGHRCMASVFFVAGEPLSRERRETALDAARAAIEAHALRPTAGATSPHPQVVTVRVLAPVVEPAMELLRQVWGTWRQHLWGLAPRQPRIWAM; translated from the coding sequence ATGACCTGGCACGCCCGCCTGCAACTGGACTACCGGCGGGAAGGCCCGCGCACCGTGGCCCGCTTCCACCACGACGGGCCGTTGCGCATCCTGCAGAGCCTCTACCCCGAGGGCGACGGCATCTGCCACAACGTGCTCGTGCATCCACCGGGCGGCCTGGTGGGGGGCGACACGCTGGACATCGCCACCACCGTCGGTGCCGGGGCCCATGGCCTCGTGACCACACCGGGCGCCACGCGCTTCTACCGATCCACTGGTGCCCCCGCACTGCAGCGCGCCGACGCGGTGGTCGAGGCCGGCGGCCGCCTCGAATGGCTGCCGCTCGAAGCGCTGTGCTACAGCGCCTGCCAGGCCGAGAACCGCCTCACGCTCGCGCCTGCGCCCGGCGCCGAATGCATCGCCTGGGACGTGACCGCTCTGGGCCTGCCGCACTCCGGGCAGCCCTTCGCGGCCGGCCGCTTCACACAGCACATCGAGGTGCCGGGCGTCTGGCTGGAGCGCGGCACCATCGACGCTGCCGACACCGTGCTGATGAACGGCCGGCTCGGCCTCGCCGGGCACCGCTGCATGGCATCGGTCTTCTTCGTGGCGGGAGAGCCCCTGTCGCGCGAACGTCGCGAAACGGCCCTGGATGCGGCACGCGCCGCGATCGAAGCACATGCGCTGCGGCCCACGGCCGGCGCGACCAGCCCGCACCCGCAGGTGGTCACCGTGCGCGTGCTGGCCCCGGTGGTGGAGCCTGCGATGGAACTGCTGCGGCAGGTATGGGGCACGTGGCGCCAGCACCTCTGGGGCCTGGCGCCGCGGCAGCCGCGGATCTGGGCGATGTGA
- the infA gene encoding translation initiation factor IF-1 produces the protein MSKEDLIEMQGKVDEVLPDSRFRVTLDNGHQLIAYAGGKMRKHRIRVLAGDRVSLELSPYDLNKGRLTFRHIEGRGGPRPPARPGAR, from the coding sequence GTGTCCAAAGAAGATCTGATCGAAATGCAAGGCAAAGTGGATGAAGTGCTGCCTGACTCCCGCTTCCGTGTGACCCTGGACAACGGCCACCAGCTGATCGCCTACGCGGGCGGCAAGATGCGCAAGCACCGCATCCGCGTGCTGGCCGGCGACCGTGTGTCCCTGGAACTGTCCCCGTACGACCTCAACAAGGGCCGGCTCACGTTCCGGCACATCGAGGGCCGCGGCGGTCCTCGCCCCCCTGCGCGCCCCGGCGCCCGCTGA
- the otnI gene encoding 2-oxo-tetronate isomerase, which produces MPRFAANLSMLYPEMDFPDRFAAAARDGFSGVEYLFPYAHDAGRLADSLRRHGLQQVLFNAPPGDWEAGERGLACLPGREAEFDEGIAQAIGYALVLECQRIHVMAGTVPAGADAEAARATYLDNLRRAADQAAPHGIDLLLEPINHRDMPRFFLNRQAQAHALVEDIGRPNVKVQMDLYHCQITEGDLAMRLRQHVPTGRVAHVQIAGVPERHEPDVGEVHYPYLFDLLDRLGYSGWIGCEYRPARGMAVGGTTAGLDWMAPWRRHTAA; this is translated from the coding sequence ATGCCCCGCTTTGCCGCCAACCTGTCCATGCTCTACCCGGAGATGGATTTCCCGGACCGCTTCGCCGCCGCCGCCCGCGATGGTTTCAGCGGCGTGGAATACCTGTTCCCCTACGCGCACGACGCCGGCCGGCTTGCCGACTCACTGCGCCGGCACGGCCTGCAGCAGGTGCTGTTCAATGCGCCGCCGGGCGACTGGGAGGCGGGCGAGCGCGGCCTTGCCTGCCTGCCCGGCCGCGAGGCCGAGTTCGATGAAGGGATCGCGCAGGCCATCGGCTATGCGCTGGTGCTGGAATGCCAGCGCATCCACGTGATGGCCGGCACCGTGCCCGCCGGCGCGGATGCGGAGGCCGCGCGCGCCACCTACCTGGACAATCTGCGCCGCGCCGCCGACCAGGCTGCGCCGCACGGCATCGACCTGTTGCTGGAGCCCATCAACCACCGCGACATGCCACGCTTCTTCCTGAACCGGCAGGCCCAGGCGCATGCCCTGGTGGAAGACATCGGCCGCCCCAACGTCAAGGTGCAGATGGACCTCTACCACTGCCAGATCACCGAAGGCGACCTGGCCATGCGCCTGCGGCAGCATGTGCCCACGGGCCGCGTCGCCCACGTGCAGATCGCCGGCGTGCCGGAGCGCCATGAGCCCGACGTCGGCGAGGTGCACTACCCTTATCTGTTCGACCTGCTCGACCGCCTGGGGTACTCCGGCTGGATCGGCTGCGAATACCGCCCCGCGCGCGGCATGGCTGTGGGCGGCACCACCGCGGGGCTGGACTGGATGGCTCCCTGGCGCCGCCACACCGCGGCCTGA
- a CDS encoding SDR family NAD(P)-dependent oxidoreductase — translation MAHGSLAGRKALVTGSTQGIGAAIALRLAQDGADVVLNGRKPGGAPDDVARRIGSLGRRVAYVAADISGGAAEAARLVDEAAQALGGLDILVNNAGVERRADFWEVTEEDYDLVMDTNVKGLFFATQAFVRHLRSQQGQHGGKEGAARGAIVNISSVHEEIAFPHFASYCASKGALRMLARNLASELAPLGIRINNVAPGAIATPINAQLLDNPEQLRALTAQIPLGRMGQPEDVAGLVAFLAGDDARYITGGTHFVDGGLTYHYTEQ, via the coding sequence ATGGCGCATGGAAGCCTCGCCGGCCGCAAGGCCCTGGTCACCGGAAGCACGCAGGGCATCGGCGCGGCCATCGCGCTGCGCCTCGCGCAGGACGGTGCGGATGTCGTGCTCAATGGCCGCAAGCCCGGCGGCGCGCCGGACGACGTCGCGCGGCGCATCGGGTCGCTGGGCCGCCGCGTGGCGTATGTCGCCGCGGACATCAGCGGCGGCGCCGCCGAGGCCGCGCGCCTCGTGGACGAAGCCGCGCAGGCGCTCGGCGGGCTCGACATCCTCGTGAACAACGCCGGCGTGGAGCGCCGCGCTGATTTCTGGGAGGTGACCGAAGAGGACTACGACCTCGTCATGGACACCAACGTGAAGGGCCTGTTCTTCGCCACGCAGGCCTTCGTGCGGCACCTTCGCAGCCAGCAGGGCCAGCACGGCGGCAAGGAAGGCGCGGCCCGCGGCGCCATCGTCAACATCAGCTCGGTGCACGAAGAGATCGCGTTCCCGCATTTCGCGTCGTACTGCGCGAGCAAGGGCGCGTTGCGCATGCTCGCGCGCAACCTGGCCAGCGAACTGGCGCCGCTGGGCATCCGCATCAACAACGTCGCGCCGGGCGCGATCGCCACGCCCATCAATGCCCAACTGCTGGACAACCCGGAGCAGCTGCGCGCGCTCACGGCGCAGATCCCGCTCGGGCGCATGGGGCAACCCGAGGACGTGGCCGGCCTCGTCGCCTTCCTGGCGGGCGACGATGCGCGCTACATCACGGGCGGCACGCATTTCGTGGACGGCGGCCTCACCTACCACTACACCGAGCAGTAA
- a CDS encoding ABC transporter permease, with the protein MTTSSAPHRRRVERWSPWLLLFAVIVLWQLVCSGFGVSEFIFPSPWAIWSQFVEFKWIIAAHAWRTFWVTMAGFGIAIVVGVLLGFVIGSSRLAYAAVYPLMTAFNALPKAAFVPILVVWFGIGAGPAILTAFLISFFPIMVNIATGLATLEPELEDVLRVLGARRWDVLTKVGLPRSLPYFYGSLKVAITLAFVGTTVSEMTAANEGIGYLLISAGSSMQMGLAFAGLMVVGAMAMAMYELFSVLEKHTTGWARRGSQGG; encoded by the coding sequence ATGACGACGTCCTCCGCACCACACCGCCGGCGCGTGGAGCGCTGGTCGCCCTGGCTGCTGCTCTTCGCCGTGATCGTGCTCTGGCAGCTGGTCTGTTCGGGCTTCGGCGTCTCGGAATTCATCTTCCCGAGCCCCTGGGCCATCTGGAGCCAGTTCGTCGAATTCAAATGGATCATCGCGGCCCACGCCTGGCGCACCTTCTGGGTGACGATGGCGGGCTTCGGCATCGCCATCGTGGTGGGCGTGCTGCTGGGCTTCGTGATCGGCTCCTCGCGGCTCGCCTACGCGGCCGTCTACCCGCTCATGACCGCCTTCAACGCCCTGCCCAAGGCGGCCTTCGTGCCCATCCTCGTGGTGTGGTTCGGCATCGGCGCGGGGCCGGCCATCCTGACGGCCTTCCTCATCAGCTTCTTCCCGATCATGGTGAACATCGCCACCGGCCTCGCCACGCTGGAGCCCGAGCTGGAGGACGTGCTGCGCGTGCTGGGCGCGCGCCGCTGGGACGTGCTCACCAAGGTCGGCCTGCCGCGGTCGCTGCCGTACTTCTACGGCTCGCTCAAGGTGGCCATCACGCTCGCGTTCGTGGGCACCACCGTGAGCGAGATGACCGCCGCCAACGAAGGCATCGGCTACCTGCTCATCTCCGCGGGCTCCTCCATGCAGATGGGCCTCGCGTTCGCGGGCCTCATGGTGGTGGGCGCCATGGCCATGGCGATGTACGAGCTGTTCAGCGTGCTGGAAAAGCACACCACCGGCTGGGCGCGGCGCGGCTCCCAGGGCGGGTGA
- a CDS encoding ABC transporter ATP-binding protein codes for MQPTPAPPFVDFRDVWLAYNDELLSANHFAVEAIDLQVGRGEFIAIVGPSGCGKSTFMKLATGLRMPSMGKIRIAGEPVTGPLKISGMAFQAPSLLPWRTTVDNVLLPLEIVEPHRSQFKARRKEYEARARALLQKVGLAGYEDQYPWQLSGGMQQRASICRALIHEPQMLLLDEPFGALDAFTREELWCILRDLQAEQRFNVILVTHDLRESVFLADTVYVMSRSPGRFVVRREIELPRPRELEITYTKEFTDVVLELRGHIGALRKAGGEIAQ; via the coding sequence ATGCAGCCCACCCCCGCCCCCCCTTTCGTGGACTTCCGCGATGTCTGGCTCGCCTACAACGACGAGTTGCTGAGCGCCAACCATTTCGCGGTGGAAGCCATCGACCTGCAGGTGGGGCGCGGCGAGTTCATCGCCATCGTGGGCCCCTCGGGCTGCGGGAAATCCACCTTCATGAAGCTGGCCACCGGCCTGCGCATGCCCTCCATGGGCAAGATCCGCATCGCCGGCGAACCGGTGACCGGCCCGCTCAAGATCTCGGGCATGGCCTTCCAGGCGCCCTCGCTGCTGCCCTGGCGCACCACGGTCGACAACGTGCTGCTGCCGCTGGAGATCGTGGAGCCCCACCGCTCGCAGTTCAAGGCGCGCCGCAAGGAATACGAGGCCCGCGCCCGCGCCCTGCTGCAGAAAGTGGGCCTCGCCGGCTACGAGGACCAGTACCCCTGGCAGCTCTCGGGCGGCATGCAGCAGCGCGCGAGCATCTGCCGCGCCCTCATCCACGAACCGCAGATGCTGCTGCTGGACGAGCCCTTCGGCGCGCTCGACGCGTTCACGCGCGAGGAGCTCTGGTGCATCCTGCGCGACCTGCAGGCCGAGCAGCGGTTCAACGTGATCCTCGTCACGCACGACCTGCGCGAGAGCGTGTTCCTCGCCGACACGGTGTACGTGATGAGCAGGAGCCCCGGCCGCTTCGTCGTGCGCCGCGAGATCGAACTGCCGCGCCCGCGCGAACTGGAGATCACCTACACCAAGGAATTCACCGACGTCGTGCTGGAGCTGCGGGGCCACATCGGCGCCCTGCGCAAGGCCGGCGGGGAGATCGCGCAATGA
- a CDS encoding ABC transporter substrate-binding protein, whose amino-acid sequence MHKRSLLKAAAALAAASAFTMAHAQTLTPIKFQLDWRFEGPAAFFLLPTSKGYFKEAGLAVAVDAGNGSGGAVQRVASGSYDMGFADLAALMEFHANNPDAQNKPVAVMMVYNNTPASVMALKKSGIAKPADLSGRKLGAPVFDAGRRAFPIFAKANQIAGVQWTAMDPPLRETMLVRGDVDAITGFTFTSLLNLEARGAKASDVVVMPYADHGVKLYGNAIIASPRLLRENPEAVRAFLKAFTRGAKEVIANPAAAIASVKERDGIVNTQLETRRLQLAIDTVVNSPDARTEGFGQVRPQRLALMASQVSDAYATKTRVDPATVWNGSFLPSGAELAILPKK is encoded by the coding sequence ATGCACAAACGTTCCCTTCTGAAAGCCGCTGCGGCCCTTGCCGCCGCCAGCGCGTTCACCATGGCGCATGCCCAGACCCTCACGCCCATCAAGTTCCAGCTCGACTGGCGCTTCGAAGGGCCGGCCGCCTTCTTCCTGCTGCCCACGTCCAAGGGCTATTTCAAGGAGGCGGGCCTCGCCGTGGCGGTGGATGCGGGCAACGGATCGGGCGGCGCCGTGCAGCGCGTGGCCTCGGGCTCGTACGACATGGGCTTCGCCGACCTCGCGGCGCTGATGGAATTCCACGCCAACAACCCCGACGCGCAGAACAAGCCCGTCGCGGTGATGATGGTCTACAACAACACGCCCGCCTCGGTCATGGCGCTCAAGAAGAGCGGCATCGCCAAGCCTGCCGACCTGAGCGGCAGGAAGCTCGGCGCCCCCGTCTTCGACGCCGGCCGGCGGGCCTTTCCGATCTTCGCCAAGGCGAACCAGATCGCGGGCGTGCAGTGGACCGCCATGGACCCGCCGCTGCGCGAGACCATGCTGGTGCGCGGCGACGTGGACGCGATCACTGGCTTCACCTTCACCTCGCTGCTGAACCTGGAGGCGCGCGGCGCCAAGGCGAGCGATGTGGTGGTCATGCCCTACGCCGACCACGGCGTGAAGCTCTACGGCAATGCGATCATCGCGAGCCCGCGGCTGCTCAGGGAGAACCCCGAGGCCGTGCGTGCCTTCCTGAAGGCCTTCACCCGCGGCGCGAAGGAGGTGATCGCCAACCCGGCCGCCGCCATCGCCTCGGTGAAGGAGCGCGACGGCATCGTGAACACGCAGCTCGAGACGCGGCGCCTGCAGCTCGCCATCGACACCGTCGTCAACAGCCCCGACGCGCGCACCGAAGGCTTCGGCCAGGTCCGGCCCCAGCGCCTCGCGCTCATGGCCTCCCAGGTCTCCGACGCCTACGCCACCAAGACGCGCGTGGACCCGGCCACCGTCTGGAACGGCAGCTTCCTGCCGTCCGGGGCCGAGCTGGCCATCCTGCCGAAGAAGTAG
- a CDS encoding HDOD domain-containing protein, with protein sequence MPHLSAFFENVQLPTMPDVARELIATMHDDDIPFEKVRNAIARDPALTAKLIRLANSARFGLPRSVSSLDDAITMVGLNQVRTLALAACTVGLFKDAAGLDATAFWKESMATAGYAQWLARTLGTDVPQSWLAGFLVRLGEFVIAQKAPEQIPEIERLPHHAGGRWEREQALLGFTEAQVTAELARRWNFPEGIVRALDTAGDPLAATPFCRLGAILHVATLLAEIGLEEPMSASETVRALPADLLSALQLDPAWVETHLPPVEGFVDTPIR encoded by the coding sequence ATGCCCCACCTGTCCGCCTTTTTCGAGAACGTGCAGTTGCCCACGATGCCCGACGTGGCGCGCGAGCTGATCGCCACGATGCACGACGACGACATCCCGTTCGAGAAAGTGCGCAACGCGATCGCGCGCGACCCGGCGCTCACCGCCAAGCTGATCCGGCTGGCCAACAGCGCGCGCTTCGGGCTGCCGCGCAGCGTGTCCTCGCTGGACGACGCGATCACCATGGTGGGCCTCAACCAGGTGCGCACCCTGGCGCTGGCGGCGTGCACGGTGGGCCTCTTCAAGGATGCGGCCGGGCTGGACGCCACCGCGTTCTGGAAGGAGAGCATGGCCACCGCGGGCTACGCCCAGTGGCTGGCCCGCACGCTGGGCACCGACGTGCCGCAGTCGTGGCTGGCGGGTTTCCTCGTGCGGCTGGGCGAATTCGTCATCGCCCAGAAGGCGCCCGAGCAGATCCCGGAGATCGAACGCCTGCCGCACCACGCGGGGGGGCGTTGGGAGCGCGAGCAGGCCCTGCTGGGCTTCACCGAGGCGCAGGTCACGGCCGAACTGGCGCGGCGCTGGAATTTCCCCGAGGGCATCGTGCGCGCGCTCGACACCGCGGGCGATCCGCTCGCGGCCACGCCGTTCTGCCGCCTGGGCGCCATCCTGCACGTGGCCACGCTGCTGGCCGAGATCGGGCTGGAAGAGCCCATGAGCGCATCGGAGACGGTGCGCGCCCTGCCGGCCGACCTGCTCTCCGCGCTGCAGCTCGACCCCGCCTGGGTGGAGACGCACCTGCCCCCGGTGGAGGGCTTCGTGGACACTCCCATCCGCTGA